In Anaerolineales bacterium, the following proteins share a genomic window:
- the bcp gene encoding thioredoxin-dependent thiol peroxidase has translation MPISAGIPAPDFELLDDTNTPRKLSEFRGRNIVLYFYPKDDTPGCTKEACNFRDDYSGFEKAGVVILGVSPDSVESHVKFRKKFQLPFPLLADEGHKVCDLYQVWGPKTFLGKSYDGVLRTTFVIDGNGTVTRVFENVRPAQHSAELLSVLGSAE, from the coding sequence ATGCCGATCTCTGCTGGAATTCCCGCTCCCGATTTTGAATTGCTGGACGATACGAATACGCCGAGGAAATTATCCGAATTTCGCGGCAGGAATATTGTGTTGTATTTCTACCCGAAGGACGATACGCCGGGTTGCACTAAGGAAGCGTGTAACTTCCGTGACGATTATTCCGGTTTTGAAAAGGCGGGAGTGGTTATTTTGGGCGTCAGCCCGGATAGCGTCGAATCTCATGTGAAATTCAGGAAGAAATTCCAACTGCCGTTCCCATTATTGGCGGACGAGGGACATAAAGTTTGCGATTTGTATCAAGTGTGGGGACCGAAAACTTTCTTGGGCAAATCGTACGATGGCGTCTTGCGAACCACCTTCGTCATTGACGGGAACGGAACTGTTACGCGGGTGTTTGAAAACGTGCGACCTGCGCAGCATAGCGCCGAACTCCTTTCAGTGCTGGGAAGCGCTGAGTAG
- the coxB gene encoding cytochrome c oxidase subunit II gives MRQFIVVGILVLVVAAALFFGLDAAHVMPVEASAQAVPIDWMWRTMLIAMSFLFALIVVPMVYSLIVFRRRKGETGDGMHVEGNNRLEFLWTAIPLFVVVAFSVIGGRNLADTIRRDPNAMVVKVTGIQWSWRFEYPADPETGVVVVSNELHIPVNQEVLLRMTSSDVIHSFWVPEFRVKQDLVPGRFTELTITPTLAGSYKVRCAELCGTDHAGMEEPVIIQSQEEYDIWLAGELEKAKLAAASPEGFGELLVQQNGCSACHSITGATLVGPSWLGLFGSQVELSDGSTVVADDAYITESISRPQAKIVKGFENQQMIQYTFTPDELAALVAYIKTIR, from the coding sequence ATGCGACAATTCATTGTTGTGGGTATTTTGGTTCTCGTTGTGGCGGCAGCTCTGTTCTTCGGGCTGGACGCTGCGCATGTGATGCCGGTGGAAGCCAGCGCACAAGCCGTTCCGATAGATTGGATGTGGCGTACGATGTTAATTGCCATGTCCTTTTTGTTTGCTCTCATCGTAGTGCCGATGGTTTATAGTTTGATCGTTTTCCGCCGCCGCAAAGGCGAAACGGGCGACGGTATGCACGTGGAGGGGAACAATCGGCTTGAGTTTTTGTGGACCGCTATTCCGCTATTCGTAGTGGTTGCGTTTTCGGTTATTGGCGGAAGAAATCTAGCGGATACGATCCGCCGAGATCCGAATGCGATGGTTGTGAAAGTGACTGGCATTCAATGGTCGTGGAGGTTCGAGTATCCTGCCGATCCTGAAACCGGAGTGGTGGTGGTGTCGAACGAACTGCACATTCCTGTGAACCAAGAAGTGCTTTTACGAATGACTTCCTCAGATGTCATCCACTCGTTTTGGGTGCCGGAGTTCCGCGTCAAACAGGATTTGGTGCCGGGTCGCTTTACGGAGTTGACGATCACGCCGACTCTTGCCGGGAGTTATAAAGTCCGTTGCGCGGAGTTGTGCGGCACCGATCATGCCGGTATGGAGGAACCTGTCATTATTCAATCGCAGGAGGAATATGATATCTGGTTGGCAGGCGAATTGGAGAAGGCGAAACTTGCCGCCGCTTCACCGGAAGGGTTTGGCGAATTGCTCGTCCAGCAAAATGGTTGCAGTGCGTGTCACTCGATCACGGGAGCAACATTGGTAGGACCTAGCTGGCTAGGCTTGTTTGGTTCCCAGGTTGAACTTTCGGACGGCTCAACGGTCGTCGCGGATGACGCCTACATCACTGAATCGATCAGCAGACCGCAGGCAAAAATCGTAAAAGGGTTTGAAAATCAGCAGATGATCCAATATACATTCACGCCCGACGAACTCGCAGCGCTCGTCGCGTACATCAAAACGATCAGGTAG
- a CDS encoding cbb3-type cytochrome c oxidase subunit I, with protein MKNNSLSKAFLLLVAAGALGYGIGLGLDFAVTGELNFSGSVPSAFALLFGFAAFFFGVYGYRGITRGLVFQIVGTVIGAAIVTAIRALMGLESLGAFLFTEPAWVFGALVGVISFLFGVGVMTDWVKWARGIDTPDHHEDEPGWQKYFGVSLDHKVIGIQYSVTALFLLVVGGTFALIFRTELAASGLDFLTLKLDVFNQNGPQIYNTLMSLHGMIMIVSILLGISGMINYVAPLLLGAHDMAFPRMNAFAYWVAVPAAVLLLLALILGGFDTGWTGYPPLSAKAPLGVQMFFLGVFVAGWSSILGALNLIATVLRMRAKGMTPMRLPIFVWASLATSIIALTATQLIGLSFQLVMFQRLLGMGFFDVAKGGNPVLFQHLFWFYSHPAVYVFVLPGLGVISELLPVFVRKPLFGYRWVAMSSLGIALVGFVVWAHHMFTSGMNEYLRVPFMYSTMLVAVPTGVKFFSWVATIWGGKIETPTPMLFVLGAIVVFLLGGVTGPPNAMVALDLHLHDTYWVVGHFHDTIFGGFVFPFFAALYYWFPKATGRRMNEFWGKVHFWLMTPSFLALTLGMMFIGLRGMRRRIVDYDPALGFDTMHLILTICGYLIALSILIFLINFFHSIKHGEPATGNVWNSRSPEWLVPSPMPAHNYETPFEVVGEPYDYGLPGSKYVEFAANKAGKH; from the coding sequence ATGAAAAATAATTCGTTGAGCAAAGCATTCCTGCTTCTCGTTGCGGCTGGCGCCCTCGGTTATGGAATTGGCTTGGGCCTTGACTTTGCAGTGACGGGCGAGTTGAACTTCTCTGGTTCAGTTCCGTCTGCGTTTGCGTTGTTGTTTGGTTTTGCCGCTTTCTTCTTTGGCGTTTACGGTTATCGCGGCATTACGCGCGGGTTGGTGTTTCAGATCGTTGGAACCGTCATTGGCGCGGCGATTGTGACCGCAATCCGCGCGCTGATGGGGCTGGAATCGCTCGGCGCTTTCCTGTTTACCGAGCCGGCTTGGGTGTTCGGCGCGCTCGTCGGCGTGATTTCGTTCCTCTTCGGCGTAGGCGTCATGACCGATTGGGTGAAGTGGGCGCGCGGCATAGATACGCCCGACCATCACGAAGATGAACCGGGCTGGCAAAAATACTTTGGCGTATCGCTCGATCACAAAGTCATCGGTATTCAATATTCTGTGACCGCGTTGTTCCTCCTCGTGGTAGGCGGAACCTTTGCGTTGATCTTTCGCACAGAGCTTGCCGCCTCCGGGTTAGATTTCCTGACCCTGAAACTCGATGTCTTCAATCAAAACGGTCCGCAAATTTACAACACGCTCATGTCATTGCACGGCATGATTATGATCGTCTCGATCTTGCTTGGCATTTCGGGCATGATCAACTACGTGGCGCCGCTTTTGCTCGGCGCGCATGACATGGCGTTCCCACGCATGAATGCCTTCGCTTATTGGGTGGCGGTTCCGGCGGCTGTTTTGTTGCTGTTAGCGCTCATCCTCGGCGGGTTCGATACCGGCTGGACGGGCTATCCTCCGCTTTCGGCGAAGGCTCCGCTGGGTGTGCAGATGTTCTTCCTTGGCGTGTTCGTTGCGGGTTGGTCGTCCATTTTGGGCGCGCTCAACCTGATCGCCACTGTTCTGCGCATGCGCGCCAAAGGCATGACGCCCATGCGCCTGCCGATCTTCGTGTGGGCTTCGCTGGCTACTTCCATCATTGCGTTGACCGCCACACAATTGATCGGTCTTTCCTTCCAATTGGTGATGTTCCAGCGGTTGCTGGGGATGGGCTTCTTCGATGTCGCGAAAGGCGGCAACCCGGTTCTCTTCCAACATTTATTTTGGTTCTACTCGCACCCGGCAGTGTACGTGTTCGTTCTCCCCGGCCTCGGCGTGATTTCAGAACTCTTGCCGGTCTTCGTCCGCAAGCCTTTGTTCGGGTATCGCTGGGTTGCTATGTCGTCGCTCGGGATCGCGCTGGTTGGCTTTGTCGTGTGGGCGCACCACATGTTCACTTCCGGCATGAACGAGTATCTGCGTGTGCCGTTCATGTATAGCACCATGCTGGTCGCCGTGCCAACGGGAGTGAAATTTTTCTCGTGGGTAGCAACTATCTGGGGCGGTAAGATCGAGACGCCGACGCCGATGTTGTTCGTGCTTGGCGCGATCGTTGTCTTTTTGCTGGGCGGCGTGACCGGTCCTCCGAACGCGATGGTCGCGCTGGACCTCCACTTGCACGATACCTATTGGGTCGTCGGACACTTCCATGATACGATCTTCGGAGGCTTTGTCTTCCCGTTCTTTGCCGCCCTTTACTACTGGTTTCCCAAAGCGACGGGACGCCGCATGAACGAGTTCTGGGGCAAAGTACACTTCTGGCTGATGACTCCGTCGTTCCTCGCGCTGACCCTCGGCATGATGTTCATCGGTCTGCGCGGGATGCGCCGCCGTATTGTTGACTACGATCCGGCGCTGGGTTTCGATACCATGCACCTCATTCTGACCATCTGTGGATACCTCATCGCGCTTTCGATCTTGATCTTCCTCATCAATTTCTTCCACAGCATCAAGCATGGCGAACCCGCTACCGGCAACGTGTGGAATTCGCGCTCGCCGGAATGGCTCGTCCCATCTCCGATGCCGGCGCACAACTACGAGACTCCCTTCGAGGTTGTCGGTGAACCGTACGATTACGGTCTGCCCGGCTCGAAGTATGTCGAATTCGCGGCGAACAAAGCCGGGAAACATTAA
- a CDS encoding cytochrome c oxidase subunit 3 gives MTHKQDHPSMLSQGVYIFVYLAALTLLEFFVAVSFNSLPILIVVALIKAALVLYYYMHVYKLNEDPDTVQDHNSYAYKAGTNRVGLWLFLISDTFVFGGLMVMRLNLLGMTRPNLSQSLGLFVTAVLLVSSFFMNRGEVHLQNGNRKGFLQNTMITFILGLAFLLGVVLIEWHSAPGLAEFVLSIFGEPAGAEPLKPSSGAAGAAFFMMTGMHAFHVLTGLIFLAIVWNNGRKGLYDEKQYPVEAAAVYWHFVDVVWIFFYPALYLMGTAI, from the coding sequence ATGACTCACAAACAAGATCACCCCTCCATGCTTTCGCAAGGCGTTTATATCTTCGTGTACCTTGCGGCGCTGACCCTGCTTGAGTTCTTCGTCGCGGTGTCCTTCAACTCATTGCCAATTCTCATTGTGGTAGCGCTGATCAAAGCCGCGCTGGTGCTTTACTACTATATGCACGTCTACAAGTTGAACGAAGACCCGGATACGGTGCAAGACCACAATTCGTATGCATATAAAGCCGGGACGAACCGCGTCGGCTTGTGGCTGTTCCTGATATCCGACACGTTCGTCTTCGGCGGCTTGATGGTGATGCGTCTCAACTTGCTTGGGATGACCCGCCCGAATTTGAGCCAGTCTCTCGGCTTGTTCGTTACCGCTGTGCTACTCGTCTCCTCCTTCTTCATGAATCGCGGCGAAGTGCATTTGCAGAACGGCAACCGCAAAGGCTTTTTGCAGAACACCATGATCACCTTTATTCTGGGACTCGCATTTCTTCTTGGCGTAGTGCTGATCGAGTGGCACAGCGCGCCCGGGCTTGCGGAATTTGTCCTTTCGATCTTCGGTGAACCCGCCGGGGCAGAGCCTCTAAAGCCTTCCTCCGGCGCGGCTGGGGCGGCATTCTTCATGATGACCGGAATGCATGCTTTCCACGTATTGACCGGCTTGATCTTCCTTGCCATCGTTTGGAATAACGGTAGAAAAGGTTTGTACGATGAGAAGCAGTATCCCGTCGAAGCCGCCGCGGTCTACTGGCACTTCGTGGACGTGGTCTGGATATTCTTCTACCCAGCGCTTTACCTGATGGGAACCGCGATCTAA
- a CDS encoding SCO family protein, with amino-acid sequence MDRKTIITGVISFLLIGALTFVMYLFAKPNVPLGTTYGEPYPPAMDFTLTRADGSVFNLSDYRGSLVLLFFGYTSCPDVCPTTLAELNLALEGLRPADAAQITVLFVTVDPARDTPERVQTYVNNFNSDFIGLSGTEEELTPIWNGYGIYRAIPETASSAGYLVDHTARVTLIDRQGNLRVSFPYDAPVADIVHDLKLMLRD; translated from the coding sequence ATGGATCGAAAAACAATAATCACCGGGGTGATTTCTTTTTTACTGATCGGCGCTCTGACTTTTGTGATGTATTTGTTCGCCAAGCCCAACGTTCCGCTTGGGACCACCTACGGAGAGCCATATCCGCCAGCAATGGATTTCACCCTCACCCGCGCGGACGGAAGCGTGTTCAACTTGAGCGATTATCGCGGAAGCCTTGTCCTGCTCTTTTTCGGTTACACATCGTGTCCCGACGTCTGCCCCACCACACTTGCCGAATTAAATCTTGCCCTCGAAGGGCTTCGACCCGCAGATGCCGCCCAGATCACAGTTCTCTTTGTTACCGTTGACCCGGCGCGTGATACGCCCGAACGTGTCCAAACGTACGTGAATAATTTCAACTCGGACTTTATCGGCTTGAGCGGGACGGAGGAAGAACTCACCCCCATCTGGAACGGTTATGGAATCTACCGCGCCATCCCAGAAACCGCCTCCTCTGCGGGATATTTGGTTGACCACACCGCCCGCGTCACCTTGATTGATCGGCAGGGAAACCTGCGCGTCTCGTTTCCGTACGATGCCCCGGTCGCGGATATTGTCCACGATCTGAAGTTGATGTTGCGTGACTAA
- a CDS encoding SURF1 family protein, with protein sequence MLLRKMFSRKWAFSTLLVIAGTLVLIRLGIWQLDRLDTRRADNAHFVEMQSMSPLDLNSQAPEGLAETEYRRVKVSGEYDFENQIAVRNQYYEGQLGYHLLTPLLFDGTAVLVDRGWIPADGNAAPSDWRKYDEAEPVNVEGVIRLGQGKPDFGGVEDALPADGSRLEIWNNADAARVAEQLPYPLLPIYIQPNAEPDDATPPIPSISEFDLTEGPHFGYAVQWFTFAALLFFGYPYFLRKQDLQNQ encoded by the coding sequence ATGCTCCTGCGTAAAATGTTCAGCCGCAAGTGGGCGTTCTCGACATTATTGGTCATCGCTGGCACACTCGTTCTGATTCGCCTCGGCATTTGGCAGTTAGATCGTCTTGACACACGACGCGCGGACAATGCTCATTTCGTCGAAATGCAATCCATGTCTCCGCTTGACCTCAACAGCCAAGCGCCCGAAGGACTCGCCGAAACGGAATATCGCAGGGTGAAGGTTTCGGGAGAATACGATTTCGAGAATCAGATTGCCGTGCGGAATCAATATTACGAAGGACAACTTGGATACCATTTACTCACCCCGCTTCTTTTCGACGGGACGGCTGTTCTCGTTGACCGCGGCTGGATCCCCGCCGACGGGAACGCCGCGCCGTCCGATTGGCGAAAGTATGACGAGGCGGAGCCGGTCAACGTTGAAGGTGTGATTCGGCTGGGGCAGGGCAAACCAGACTTCGGCGGAGTCGAAGATGCGCTGCCGGCGGACGGTTCAAGACTCGAAATTTGGAACAATGCCGACGCGGCGCGAGTCGCCGAACAGTTGCCATATCCGCTTCTTCCAATTTATATCCAGCCTAATGCCGAGCCGGATGACGCGACGCCGCCCATCCCCTCCATCTCTGAATTTGATTTGACAGAAGGTCCTCATTTTGGGTATGCTGTGCAGTGGTTTACCTTCGCCGCGCTTTTGTTTTTCGGCTACCCTTATTTTTTGCGTAAACAGGATTTGCAAAACCAATGA
- a CDS encoding heme o synthase — protein MKYSIRSSFSRYVLVLFVSVLALTVAGRVVTLSGAAEYCKGWPLCIPSAPLGWLKLAHLSLVGIALLLMAAVFRKAWREQRDNRVLLPLTTILAVMFFGQALVGAMLVAQSDARHLLILHELTTIALWVSLILLVYTSGALATSEIADPVTDRRQRVKDFFSLSKPLIVGLLLITTYGGLVIGMKAWPSFSLTLWTLVGGALAAGGSGALNQYIDRELDRLMKRTAKRPLADGRLTDAEGLAFGLGLSLLSYYLLACFVNDLAALLSLAGIVYYVIIYSLWLKKATVQNIVIGGGAGAIPPMVGYAAATGHLDWTAWILFAIIFMWTPPHFWALAIVRMKDYEHAAVPMMPVVRGELETRRQIFVYTIELVIVTLLLPILNLAGTFYLVSSLVLGGALLYAAWAVWRKGGNKLAWRMYKWSSSYLVFIFVAIMIDSVL, from the coding sequence ATGAAATATTCTATCCGTTCGTCGTTTTCGCGTTACGTGCTTGTGCTGTTCGTATCCGTGCTGGCGTTGACCGTTGCGGGCCGCGTGGTCACATTATCCGGCGCGGCGGAATACTGCAAGGGCTGGCCCCTTTGTATTCCTAGCGCTCCGCTGGGCTGGTTGAAACTCGCTCACTTGTCGCTGGTGGGAATCGCTTTGCTGTTGATGGCGGCTGTCTTTCGTAAAGCATGGCGCGAACAAAGAGATAACCGTGTGTTGTTGCCGCTGACAACTATTCTCGCGGTCATGTTCTTCGGGCAGGCGTTGGTGGGCGCCATGTTGGTCGCGCAATCGGACGCGCGTCACTTGTTGATCTTGCACGAATTGACTACGATCGCGTTGTGGGTTTCGCTTATTTTGCTGGTCTACACCTCGGGCGCGCTGGCGACGAGTGAAATTGCCGACCCGGTGACCGACCGCCGTCAACGCGTCAAAGACTTCTTTTCGCTCTCGAAGCCGCTGATCGTCGGTCTGCTATTGATCACAACCTACGGCGGACTGGTGATCGGTATGAAAGCCTGGCCCTCTTTTTCGCTCACGCTGTGGACGTTGGTTGGCGGCGCGCTTGCGGCGGGCGGCTCAGGCGCGTTGAACCAATATATTGACCGCGAACTAGACCGGTTGATGAAGCGCACGGCGAAACGTCCGTTAGCGGATGGACGCCTGACCGATGCCGAAGGTCTGGCGTTCGGGTTGGGTTTGTCGCTCCTCAGTTATTACCTCCTTGCTTGTTTTGTGAACGACCTCGCCGCGTTGCTTTCGCTGGCAGGGATCGTCTATTACGTGATCATTTACAGCCTGTGGCTGAAAAAAGCGACGGTGCAAAACATTGTCATCGGCGGAGGGGCGGGGGCGATTCCTCCGATGGTGGGTTATGCCGCCGCCACGGGTCACCTCGATTGGACGGCGTGGATCCTCTTTGCGATCATTTTCATGTGGACGCCTCCGCACTTCTGGGCGCTTGCCATCGTCCGCATGAAAGATTACGAACATGCCGCTGTGCCGATGATGCCGGTCGTGCGCGGCGAACTGGAGACGCGCCGGCAGATCTTTGTGTACACCATTGAACTGGTGATCGTCACTTTGCTGTTGCCGATCCTCAATCTGGCTGGCACGTTCTACCTTGTCTCATCGTTGGTGTTGGGCGGCGCATTGTTATATGCCGCGTGGGCGGTTTGGCGCAAAGGCGGGAATAAGCTTGCCTGGCGCATGTACAAGTGGTCGAGTTCGTATTTAGTGTTCATCTTTGTGGCAATCATGATCGATTCCGTGTTATGA